Part of the Halopenitus persicus genome is shown below.
ACCGTCCCTCGGACTCGTAAACCAGTTCGGTGATCTCCCGGAGCGTGAGCTTTTCCGGGCCGGCGAGCTCGTAGGTCTCGCCGGCGTGGGCGTCCTCGGTCACCGCGTCGGCCAGCATCGGAACCAGGTCCTCGACGTGGATGGGTTGGAACCGCGTCTTCCGGCCCCCGCCGGGGAGCGGATACACCGGGAGGCCGGGTGCGAACCAGGACTTCAGCCGCTTCGTGAAGGAGACGAACTCCCCGCCGTCGCCGAAGACGACCGAGGGGCGGATGATCGTCTCCTCGACGTCGGCCGCCGCCACGAGCCGCTCGGCGGCACCCTTCGCCCGGATGTAGTGGGTGGCACCGTCGGGGTCAGCCCCGAGGGCGCTCAGCTGCAGGAACCGGTCGACCCCGCCGTCGACCGCCGCCTCGAGGAGGTTCTCCGTCCCGCCGCGGTGGACCTCGTCGTGGCGTTCGTTCCCGCCGGAGGGCTCGAACAGCGGCGAGAGCGCGACGAGGTTGACGACGGCGTCGTGTCCCGCGACCGTGTCGTCGATCGAGTCGGCCGCGGTGACGTCGCCGACGGCCGTCTCGATCGCGTCCACCCCGTCGAACTCCTCCGAGGGCGACCGCGAGAGCGCGGTCACCTCGTGACCCCGGTCGGCCAGTTCACGACACAGGTACGACCCGATGAAACCGGTTCCGCCGGCGACCAGGATATCCATACCCGTCCTTGAGGGAGAATCCACCTAAAACTACCGCGGGGACGGACGTTCGGTCGCCATCATCGGGACGGCCCGTCCGTCGGCCGGGGGCGTATCCTGGCCGTTTATTTGGGCGGCCGCCGCAGCGGGAGTATGCTCCTCACGCTCGAGGGCCTCGACGGCAGCGGAAAGACCACCGTCTGGGAGGCCCTCCGCGCCGACCGACCCGACGCGGTGTTCACCCGCGAGCCGACCGACAGCTGGTACGGCGACGCCGTCTACCGGTCGATCGCCGACGACGACGCCGATCCGCTGGCCGAGCTGTTCTTATATACCGCCGACCACGCGAACCACCTCTCGAGCACGATCGAGCCCGCGCTCGCGGCCGGCGAGGTCGTCGTCTCGGACCGATACTGCGACTCGCGGTACGCCTACCAGGCCGCGACCCTGGCCGACTCCCGGATCGACCGGCCGCTCGAGTACGTGCGGGGGATCCATCGGCCGTTCACCCGCGAACCCGACGTCACCGTCTACCTCGATCTCGACGCGGAGACGGCGGCCGACCGGGCGGGTTCGACGAACAAGTTCGAGCGTCGCGAGTATCTCGCGCGGGTCAGGGCCAACTACGAGCGGCTGATCGAGTCAGATCCCGATCGGTTCGTCCGGGTCGACGCCACGCAGCCGCCCGCGGCGGTCCTCGAGCGCGTGGAGTCGATACTCGAGGAGCGAACGTGACCGTCATCGAGGTCCGCAAGCGAACGTGACCGTCATCGACGGCCGAGCCGACCGACTGGGACCTCAGTCCGTCGGCTCGGGCAGCTCGTACTCGTCGGGATGTTCGACGTACAGGACGTCGATCGCCACGCCGAGAACGCCGGGCAGGAGGATCATCACCGTCAGCACGGCGACGGTCGTTTCGAGGTCGATCCCGATCCCGAGAGGACCCGAGACCACGAGCGTCGATGTCAACAACACGATGGGGATCAGGAAGGCCACGTAGATCGCAGTTCCCCACGTGGTGTCGAGACGGAGGCGAAGGAACCGCGTCATCACCGCCGCGATGAGGGTGTGGGCACCCAACACCACGAGGAACAGCAGCACGCCGAGGATCGTGGCCATGTTCGACCTACGGGGCCCGTGCTTTTTCCTCTATCGACTCGGCTCCGGCCCGCGGATCGACGGTCCAGATGCCGCGTCGGTCACTCGTCGAGGGCAACGTACGTCTTCGTGTCGAGAACGCCGTCCAGTTCCTGGATGGCGGTGGTGGTGGTCGACAGCACCTGATAGACCTCCGACACCTCGAACACGACCATCACGTCCCAGTCGCCGGCGATGACGTGTGCGGTCTCGACGCCCTCCATCTCACGGATCGTGTCGATGAGGCCCGGCGAGGATCCCACGTCGGTGTCGACCAACACGTATGCCCGTACCATACGGCAACGTACACCACACGATCGCAAAAAGCT
Proteins encoded:
- a CDS encoding complex I NDUFA9 subunit family protein — protein: MDILVAGGTGFIGSYLCRELADRGHEVTALSRSPSEEFDGVDAIETAVGDVTAADSIDDTVAGHDAVVNLVALSPLFEPSGGNERHDEVHRGGTENLLEAAVDGGVDRFLQLSALGADPDGATHYIRAKGAAERLVAAADVEETIIRPSVVFGDGGEFVSFTKRLKSWFAPGLPVYPLPGGGRKTRFQPIHVEDLVPMLADAVTEDAHAGETYELAGPEKLTLREITELVYESEGRSITIVSLPMALARVGLTGLSVVPGFPMGADQYRSLTFDNTTDGNDIDAFEVSVESLTTFEEYLGI
- the tmk gene encoding dTMP kinase, with product MLLTLEGLDGSGKTTVWEALRADRPDAVFTREPTDSWYGDAVYRSIADDDADPLAELFLYTADHANHLSSTIEPALAAGEVVVSDRYCDSRYAYQAATLADSRIDRPLEYVRGIHRPFTREPDVTVYLDLDAETAADRAGSTNKFERREYLARVRANYERLIESDPDRFVRVDATQPPAAVLERVESILEERT
- a CDS encoding Lrp/AsnC ligand binding domain-containing protein gives rise to the protein MVRAYVLVDTDVGSSPGLIDTIREMEGVETAHVIAGDWDVMVVFEVSEVYQVLSTTTTAIQELDGVLDTKTYVALDE